AGGAGGAGATCTTCGGGCCGGTCGTGGCGATCACGCCCTTCGACACAGAGGAACAGGCGCTCGCGCTCGCGAACGACACGAAGTACGGCCTCGCCGCCTACCTCTGGACGAACGATCTGACCCGCGCGCACAACTTCTCGCAGGCGATCGAGGCAGGCATGGTGTGGCTGAACTCGAACAACGTGCGCGACCTCCGCACCCCGTTCGGCGGCGTCAAGGCGTCGGGCCTCGGGCACGAGGGCGGCTACCGCTCCATCGACTTCTACACCGACCAGCAGGCCGTGCACATCACGCTCGGCGAACCCCACCACCCCACGTTCGGCAAGAACTGACTTTCCCACGCAAGGACGCTGACATGACACACCGCGACGGGATGACGAAGACGTCATCCGGATTCTTCGTCTCGCAAGAAGCTCCCATCCGCACCGACGACCCGGTGCAGACGCCCACCTGCCCCGCCCCCGACATCCTGCGCTGCGCGTACATGGACCTCGTGGTCACCGACCTCGCGGCATCCCGCCAGTTCTACGTCGACATCCTCGGACTCCACGTCACCGAGGAGGACGACGACGTCATCTATCTCCGCTCGACGGAGGAGTTCATCCACCACAACCTCGTGCTGCGGAAGGGCCCCCTCGCCGCCGTCGCCGCGTTCTCGTACCGCGTCCGCACCCCCGAAGACCTCGATCGGGCAGTGGCCTTCTACGAGGAGATCGGATGCCGCGTCGAGCGCCGTCCCGAGGGGTTCACGAAGGGCATCGGCGACTCGGTGCGCGTCGAGGATCCCCTCGGGTTCCCGTACGAGTTCTTCCACCAGAGCGAGCACGTCGAGCGGCTGTCGTGGCGATACGACCTGCAGATCCCCGGCGAGCTCGTCCGCCTCGACCACTTCAACCAGGTGACGCCCGACGTCCCGCGCGCGGTGCGCCACTACCAGGACCTCGGGTTCCGGGTGACCGAGGACATCCAGGACGAGGACGGCATCGTGTACGCGGCGTGGATGCGGCGCAAGCCCACCGTGCACGACACCGCCGCGACCGGCGGCGACGGGCCGCGCATGCACCACGTCGCCTTCGCGACGCACGAGAAGCACAACATCCTCGCGATCTGCGACAAGCTCGGCGCCCTCCGCCGCTCCGACGCGATCGAGCGCGGACCCGGCCGACACGGCGTCTCGAACGCCTTCTACCTCTACCTCCGCGACCCCGACGGGCACCGCGTGGAGATCTACACGCAGGACTACTACACGGGCGACCCCGACAACCCGGTCATCACGTGGGACGTGCACGACAACCAGCGCCGCGACTTCTGGGGCAACCCCGTCGTGCCGTCCTGGTACACCGAGGCATCCC
This DNA window, taken from Microbacterium sp. MM2322, encodes the following:
- the hpaD gene encoding 3,4-dihydroxyphenylacetate 2,3-dioxygenase, with translation MTHRDGMTKTSSGFFVSQEAPIRTDDPVQTPTCPAPDILRCAYMDLVVTDLAASRQFYVDILGLHVTEEDDDVIYLRSTEEFIHHNLVLRKGPLAAVAAFSYRVRTPEDLDRAVAFYEEIGCRVERRPEGFTKGIGDSVRVEDPLGFPYEFFHQSEHVERLSWRYDLQIPGELVRLDHFNQVTPDVPRAVRHYQDLGFRVTEDIQDEDGIVYAAWMRRKPTVHDTAATGGDGPRMHHVAFATHEKHNILAICDKLGALRRSDAIERGPGRHGVSNAFYLYLRDPDGHRVEIYTQDYYTGDPDNPVITWDVHDNQRRDFWGNPVVPSWYTEASLVLDLDGNPQPVRTREHRSEMAVTIGADGFSYTREGDDEAMPSWKQGEYKLGNQL